From the Flavimarina sp. Hel_I_48 genome, one window contains:
- a CDS encoding metallophosphoesterase, whose amino-acid sequence MLKNNILLTVFLALLFNSCATFEPQYKAGEIQKYFPSEKKIDKTFYLVGDAGLSNAGESTIALRTFSNYLKKNGAKGDYTIFLGDNIYPEGMPKKGEEYREISEHRLDVQYESTAGFEGETFIIPGNHDWYNQGLLGLIRQQDYLNNKFNDDEVFQPRNGCPLVAYDVNDNVHLIIIDTQWYLEDWNQNPTINQECSIKDRERFFMEIADEIKHNQQKTIVFAMHHPMYTNGVHGGKFAFSKHLYPSKSRFPLPGLASLVTEIRTQGGVSKQDRFNEKYNELMRRLKEIAGDKRIIFASGHEHTLQYIEHDDVHQIVSGAGSKESYSSLGYDGLFSYGGQGFAVLDVFKDGSSYVRYYGSQGNDEPNLLYEKEIFGPKLNTDSVAISKSFPKTVEAAVYDIGNKKSTPLFESVWGKQYREVYGKEISAPVALLDTLYGGLEVVRPAGGRQTFALRLRDKEGRDYNMRALRKNAVEFLQTVALNENESARKELTESLPQDLMEDFYASSHPYGAFAIPKMSEAIGVLHTLPKLFYVPKQPALKEYSEKYGDQLYMIVERPAKEFDGELFNYPDDIESTDDLLEKLRDDEENVVDEESYIRARMFDMLIGDWDRDNDQWRWAEYKNKEGKDIFVPIPRDRDQVFTNFDGTVLGIVRTLFGAAKRFQLYGENLDDIKWFSNAGIKLDRAVVRNATREEWIKQAAYIKENLSDAIIDEAFNDLPIEVRSGPSIEEIKRKLKGRKENLITIANQFYDYFSNQQTITGTDKDDFFEITRSDNATRVKVWRIKKGKKADLMIDRIFKSDETRELWIYGLDDTDTFVVTGNGKNPIFTRIIGGHDNDTYDIRNGDKIKVYDHKSLPNTVAEKGVANFRFLDLYEYNTYDYRKQILRVNSLTPSLGYNPDEGLTLGASDIYTVNGFQRNPFSQQHRFGAEFSFATGGLDFNYKGEFASVYKTWNLLATARYTTADYTQNFFGYGNETLDDKDVLGMDYNRARMSRIEASVSLVKNSDYGSTFKGTLRFQGIDVDNNSGRFIETIGTIKQGKLMTFASAEATYEYHSADNILVPTRGMDFEINTGVTNGLDDTGKRFAFLDPSIGFYNSLSENRKLVLKSVFRSQFRFGDGYEFYQSAQLGQQSGLRGFRFDRFSGKKALAGSADLRYAFDSFRTRLFPLQIGVFGGYDLGRVWVPGDSSEKWHDSYGLGFWVNSREALSGTVNFFHADEGLRVSLGFGFNF is encoded by the coding sequence ATGCTAAAAAATAATATACTTCTAACAGTATTTCTTGCGCTTTTATTTAATTCCTGTGCCACCTTTGAACCTCAATACAAAGCTGGTGAAATTCAAAAGTACTTCCCTTCCGAAAAAAAAATAGACAAGACATTTTACTTAGTTGGCGACGCCGGTCTGTCCAATGCCGGGGAGAGCACGATCGCGTTACGTACATTTAGTAATTATCTTAAAAAAAACGGGGCAAAAGGTGATTATACCATTTTTTTGGGTGATAATATTTATCCTGAGGGAATGCCTAAAAAAGGGGAGGAGTACCGTGAAATATCAGAGCACCGGCTTGATGTACAATATGAATCTACGGCAGGCTTTGAAGGCGAAACGTTTATAATACCCGGTAATCACGATTGGTATAATCAAGGTCTTTTGGGATTGATACGTCAGCAGGATTATTTGAATAATAAATTTAACGATGATGAGGTTTTTCAGCCGCGCAATGGTTGTCCACTGGTTGCGTATGATGTTAATGATAATGTGCATCTTATTATAATTGATACCCAATGGTATCTTGAAGACTGGAACCAGAACCCCACGATCAATCAGGAATGTAGCATAAAGGACCGCGAGCGCTTTTTTATGGAGATTGCTGATGAAATCAAGCATAATCAGCAAAAAACGATCGTTTTTGCAATGCACCATCCTATGTATACAAATGGTGTGCACGGTGGTAAATTTGCATTTTCAAAGCATCTTTATCCTTCAAAAAGCCGCTTTCCATTACCTGGTTTGGCTTCTTTAGTGACAGAAATTCGTACACAGGGCGGTGTGTCCAAACAAGACCGGTTTAATGAAAAGTATAATGAACTTATGCGTCGGCTCAAGGAAATTGCAGGTGACAAGCGTATCATTTTTGCTTCTGGTCATGAACATACCCTGCAATACATAGAGCATGACGACGTACACCAGATCGTTTCTGGGGCGGGCTCTAAAGAAAGTTATTCCTCATTGGGTTATGATGGTCTTTTTAGTTATGGTGGTCAGGGTTTTGCAGTGCTAGACGTTTTTAAAGATGGCTCATCGTATGTGCGGTATTATGGTTCTCAGGGCAATGACGAACCTAATTTGTTGTACGAAAAAGAGATCTTTGGACCGAAGCTAAACACAGATTCTGTGGCGATATCAAAGTCCTTTCCTAAAACCGTTGAGGCAGCGGTCTACGATATTGGTAATAAAAAGTCCACCCCATTGTTTGAGTCGGTCTGGGGCAAGCAATATCGCGAAGTTTATGGTAAAGAAATCAGTGCGCCGGTTGCCCTGCTTGATACCCTTTATGGAGGCCTGGAAGTTGTGCGCCCGGCAGGGGGAAGGCAGACTTTTGCCTTACGATTGAGGGATAAGGAAGGAAGGGATTACAATATGCGTGCCCTGCGTAAGAATGCTGTAGAATTTTTGCAGACGGTGGCCTTAAATGAAAATGAATCTGCACGTAAGGAATTGACCGAATCGCTTCCCCAGGATCTTATGGAGGATTTTTATGCTTCATCTCACCCTTACGGTGCCTTTGCAATACCTAAAATGAGCGAGGCCATTGGCGTTCTGCATACTTTGCCAAAATTGTTTTATGTTCCAAAACAACCTGCTTTAAAGGAATATAGTGAGAAGTATGGCGATCAGTTATATATGATTGTAGAGCGACCTGCAAAAGAGTTTGATGGCGAACTCTTTAATTATCCGGATGATATAGAAAGCACAGATGATCTCCTTGAAAAACTTAGGGATGATGAGGAAAATGTAGTTGATGAAGAATCCTATATACGTGCACGCATGTTTGATATGCTCATTGGCGATTGGGATAGGGACAATGACCAGTGGCGATGGGCTGAATATAAAAATAAAGAAGGTAAAGACATATTTGTTCCCATACCCCGGGACCGCGATCAGGTATTTACAAATTTTGACGGTACCGTTCTGGGGATCGTTCGTACGTTATTTGGCGCAGCTAAACGTTTTCAGCTGTATGGCGAGAACCTGGATGACATCAAATGGTTTAGTAACGCCGGGATAAAGCTGGATCGCGCTGTTGTGCGCAATGCTACGCGGGAGGAATGGATCAAGCAGGCTGCGTATATCAAAGAAAATCTTTCTGATGCTATTATTGATGAAGCTTTTAATGATTTGCCTATTGAGGTGCGCAGTGGGCCTTCAATAGAAGAAATCAAAAGGAAATTGAAGGGAAGAAAAGAGAACCTGATAACTATAGCAAATCAGTTTTATGACTATTTTTCAAATCAACAAACCATTACGGGAACCGATAAGGACGATTTCTTTGAAATAACCCGTTCTGATAATGCCACCCGGGTAAAAGTATGGAGAATTAAAAAAGGCAAAAAAGCAGATTTAATGATAGATAGGATCTTCAAATCTGATGAGACCAGAGAACTATGGATCTACGGCCTTGATGATACCGATACGTTTGTGGTTACGGGGAATGGGAAAAATCCTATTTTTACACGGATTATCGGGGGTCATGATAATGACACTTACGATATTAGAAATGGGGATAAGATAAAGGTATATGATCATAAAAGTCTTCCCAATACCGTAGCCGAAAAGGGTGTGGCCAATTTTAGATTCCTGGATTTGTATGAGTACAATACCTATGATTATAGAAAGCAGATTTTACGTGTAAACAGTTTGACCCCTTCCCTGGGATATAATCCAGATGAGGGACTAACTTTAGGTGCTAGTGACATTTATACCGTAAATGGTTTTCAACGTAACCCTTTTAGTCAGCAACACCGTTTTGGCGCAGAATTTTCTTTTGCCACCGGTGGCCTGGATTTTAATTACAAAGGAGAATTTGCCAGCGTTTATAAAACATGGAACCTGCTGGCTACGGCACGCTATACCACGGCAGATTACACGCAGAATTTCTTTGGTTATGGCAACGAGACGCTTGATGATAAAGACGTTTTGGGAATGGATTACAATCGCGCCCGTATGAGCAGGATAGAAGCTTCTGTAAGTTTGGTAAAAAATTCTGACTATGGTAGCACTTTCAAAGGTACGTTACGGTTTCAGGGTATAGATGTAGATAATAATAGTGGGCGGTTTATAGAAACTATAGGTACTATAAAACAGGGAAAGTTAATGACATTTGCGAGTGCCGAAGCAACATATGAATATCATAGCGCCGATAACATACTAGTTCCCACAAGGGGCATGGATTTTGAAATAAATACAGGAGTTACAAATGGTCTGGATGATACAGGTAAGCGCTTTGCGTTTCTTGATCCCAGCATAGGTTTTTACAACTCGTTGAGTGAAAATCGAAAACTGGTACTAAAATCAGTTTTTAGATCGCAATTTCGCTTTGGTGACGGGTATGAGTTTTATCAGTCGGCACAGCTGGGACAGCAGTCTGGTCTAAGGGGATTCCGTTTTGACCGTTTTAGTGGTAAGAAAGCCCTAGCAGGTTCAGCAGACCTTCGTTATGCCTTTGATTCCTTCAGAACCCGTTTGTTTCCATTACAGATCGGGGTATTTGGCGGCTACGACCTGGGTCGGGTTTGGGTACCCGGGGATAGTTCAGAAAAATGGCATGACTCGTATGGGCTCGGTTTTTGGGTGAATAGTAGGGAAGCCTTAAGTGGAACGGTAAACTTTTTTCACGCTGATGAGGGCTTGCGCGTTTCCCTTGGATTTGGTTTTAATTTTTAG
- a CDS encoding bifunctional GNAT family N-acetyltransferase/carbon-nitrogen hydrolase family protein, whose protein sequence is MIEETVDKEKVEKIDKIEIEYLKVKDFESLKAIMIAVYPSIPDPYWKKADLQKLVRIFPEGQVVVKVNGEIAGCALSIIVDYDKFSDHHTYLQITGNESFSTHTPKGNVLYGIDIFIAHEFRGMRIGRRLYDYRKELCENMNLERIIFGGRLPNYHKYADKMTPKEYIENVRTREINDPVLDFQLNNDFHVKRVITNYLEGDKASKEYAALLEWDNIYYQKPQKKPIATKTVVRLGLVQWQMRTYKNFDELIEQAEYFIDTISGYRSDFALFPEFFNAPLMAAYNHLSEADAIRELAKYTEQIRDKFSELSISYNINIITGSMPYLENGSLYNVGFLCKRDGSVEKFYKLHVTPDEAKVWGMNGGDVLKTFNTDCGKIGILICYDVEFPELSRLLADQGMDILFVPFLTDTQNGYSRVRHCAQARAVENECYVAIAGSVGNIPKVHNMDMQFAQSMVLTPCDFQFPTNGVKAEATPNAEMILVADVDVDLLKELNQFGSVHNLNDRRKDLFSLKLKKK, encoded by the coding sequence ATGATAGAAGAAACAGTAGATAAAGAGAAGGTAGAAAAAATAGATAAAATTGAAATTGAATACCTTAAAGTTAAGGACTTTGAGTCATTAAAAGCGATAATGATCGCCGTTTATCCTTCCATTCCAGATCCCTACTGGAAAAAAGCTGACCTACAGAAGTTGGTACGTATATTTCCAGAAGGGCAGGTAGTTGTTAAGGTGAATGGGGAGATTGCCGGTTGTGCGCTGTCCATTATTGTAGATTATGACAAATTTTCAGACCATCATACCTATCTTCAGATTACGGGCAATGAAAGTTTTAGTACGCATACCCCAAAAGGGAATGTACTCTATGGGATAGATATCTTTATCGCCCACGAATTCCGTGGTATGCGCATAGGCCGCAGGCTTTACGATTATCGTAAAGAGTTGTGTGAAAACATGAATCTGGAGCGTATTATTTTTGGTGGCAGGTTGCCCAATTACCACAAGTACGCAGATAAAATGACGCCCAAGGAATACATTGAAAATGTGCGAACCCGGGAAATTAACGATCCCGTGCTCGATTTTCAGCTAAACAATGATTTTCACGTCAAGAGGGTAATTACAAATTACCTGGAAGGTGACAAAGCATCAAAAGAATATGCAGCGCTATTAGAATGGGATAATATCTATTATCAAAAGCCGCAGAAGAAACCTATTGCTACCAAGACAGTAGTACGTCTGGGACTGGTGCAATGGCAAATGCGTACATATAAGAACTTTGACGAACTCATAGAGCAGGCAGAATATTTTATTGACACCATATCAGGCTATCGATCAGATTTTGCCCTTTTTCCGGAGTTTTTTAACGCTCCGCTTATGGCCGCCTACAATCACCTTTCCGAAGCTGACGCCATACGGGAACTCGCTAAATATACAGAGCAGATCAGGGATAAATTTTCAGAACTTTCAATTTCCTATAATATCAATATTATTACCGGGAGCATGCCCTATCTTGAAAATGGAAGTCTTTATAATGTAGGATTTCTATGTAAACGGGACGGTTCTGTAGAGAAATTTTATAAACTGCACGTGACTCCAGACGAAGCGAAAGTATGGGGTATGAACGGGGGAGACGTGCTAAAGACTTTTAATACAGATTGTGGTAAAATAGGAATATTGATCTGCTATGATGTAGAATTTCCAGAACTAAGCCGTCTTCTTGCAGATCAGGGCATGGATATTCTTTTTGTGCCTTTCCTTACCGATACTCAAAATGGTTATAGCCGTGTACGGCACTGTGCCCAGGCGCGTGCAGTAGAAAATGAGTGTTATGTGGCTATTGCCGGAAGCGTGGGCAATATTCCAAAAGTACATAATATGGATATGCAGTTTGCCCAGAGTATGGTGCTTACGCCCTGCGATTTTCAATTCCCCACAAACGGAGTGAAAGCAGAAGCAACACCTAATGCAGAAATGATCCTTGTGGCAGATGTTGATGTAGATCTCCTAAAAGAACTCAATCAATTTGGAAGTGTACACAACCTCAATGACCGTAGAAAAGATCTTTTTTCATTGAAATTAAAGAAGAAATAA
- a CDS encoding SdiA-regulated domain-containing protein: MKRLELWIIGAVLLLSAGLIFAFSSRFTAYEPPEDITYSIENMWTLPDILEEVSGISWIGNDEIAAIQDEDGIVFIYNLKADTITQQIKFSGSGDYEDITVNGTTAYVIRSDGKLYEIRNYRDKKPEVNSYDLDFLKKSNVEAMTVDVANNRLLIVPKDRDPNDDKYKGVYTFSLDTKKAKEIPLLKIDMKLKAFKDFEQKKKYKTVRPSAIAIHPFTKDYYVLEGVNPKLLIFDAKGKLKNIHLFDKRKFLQPEGITFSPEGTLYISNEANGEQPTILEVKLNVN, encoded by the coding sequence ATGAAACGATTGGAATTATGGATTATAGGTGCGGTGCTATTGCTTTCGGCAGGTTTGATTTTTGCATTTAGCAGTCGTTTTACCGCTTATGAGCCACCTGAAGATATTACCTACTCCATAGAAAATATGTGGACCCTGCCAGATATCTTAGAAGAAGTGTCTGGGATCAGCTGGATAGGAAATGACGAGATAGCAGCCATTCAGGACGAGGATGGTATTGTTTTTATTTATAATCTTAAAGCAGATACGATTACACAACAAATTAAATTTTCAGGTAGTGGTGACTACGAGGATATAACCGTAAACGGAACTACGGCCTATGTTATACGTAGCGACGGTAAATTGTATGAAATTCGTAATTATAGGGACAAAAAGCCAGAGGTTAATAGTTACGATCTTGACTTTTTAAAGAAAAGTAATGTAGAGGCCATGACGGTAGATGTGGCAAATAACAGGCTTTTAATCGTACCAAAAGATCGCGATCCCAATGATGACAAGTATAAGGGGGTTTATACCTTTTCACTCGATACTAAGAAAGCAAAAGAGATTCCATTGTTGAAAATTGATATGAAGCTAAAAGCTTTTAAAGATTTTGAACAAAAGAAAAAGTATAAAACGGTTCGTCCTTCTGCCATTGCCATTCATCCTTTCACAAAAGATTATTACGTTCTTGAAGGCGTGAATCCTAAATTATTGATTTTTGATGCCAAGGGCAAACTCAAGAATATTCATCTCTTTGATAAAAGAAAGTTTTTACAGCCAGAGGGAATCACCTTTAGCCCAGAAGGAACGCTTTACATTTCAAATGAAGCCAATGGAGAACAACCTACAATTCTTGAGGTCAAGCTGAATGTGAATTAA
- a CDS encoding T9SS type A sorting domain-containing protein, whose amino-acid sequence MRTKIVKWNSARSFRMISCAGLLLFLSFNTIPVEKSPIKNKVSTFELYYTSINFQNRDVTQPSGYVKDYGKAFGTSSISAIGKTFNYGWKSVKTQAPLDISEDDPNNGNGVGRNRLGNDYTTASPAEQLEGTFIHFQGNHIAAWKDQPRGQEVYWELEVPNGYLEVTMSFGEKGIYTDSRHTATVEGYSIIAAFEPNPQETRTVTMLVEVKDGALTVESTGAYNSKLNFIKVEEIVHDDNAANAMLGFVPQTKNLSLITGVDQGTISTVLTGEGATSVGLIIQDDMIVEGGELLNANDWISLPPNPTIGKLDFAVDATGMMTGDTRSSSIIATAAGFKPTTFNASLAIVAGCSPLSLLPCNELVTTVPFNITFDGSQNGLKDANGVLTGLTTAAPHSASRLSEDQSASYPSVNGYEPSKIVVNNENLTLTATKGLAALGENRQVNTLGVALQNLDKPFLIETRILNLNMPATGDVQAGLNFGFNENFFVKLIVLNGNTIQLKKEIDSQSASGFNNADNITVENLDLLNKDVALQLVFDIQNKTVSAYYSLNGNEFMLLNFLGNTTLDVPDALMAGRTSPNELAGANLASIFASYNKASTSFNTTFDYFKSEDASEMLSTQQPKKSFTEFQVYPNPVKDNLNIRISAKHDDPIKTISIYDMQGRLVNTYDALSVRTSSGFKVVTGNLANGIYILRLKGINGSTVQAKFSKSN is encoded by the coding sequence ATGCGAACCAAAATAGTTAAATGGAATAGTGCGCGTTCATTTCGCATGATTTCCTGTGCCGGTCTTCTCTTATTTTTAAGTTTTAACACTATACCCGTTGAAAAAAGTCCGATAAAAAACAAGGTGTCAACCTTTGAGTTGTATTATACATCTATAAATTTCCAAAATCGGGATGTCACGCAACCTAGCGGTTACGTAAAAGATTATGGTAAAGCCTTTGGTACTTCATCAATATCTGCCATAGGAAAAACTTTTAATTACGGATGGAAAAGTGTAAAAACGCAAGCTCCGTTAGATATTTCTGAAGACGATCCCAACAATGGAAATGGGGTAGGAAGAAATCGACTGGGCAACGATTATACTACAGCTAGTCCAGCAGAACAACTTGAAGGTACTTTCATTCATTTTCAAGGTAATCATATTGCTGCATGGAAAGATCAACCACGCGGGCAGGAAGTATATTGGGAACTTGAAGTTCCTAACGGTTATTTAGAAGTTACAATGAGTTTTGGTGAAAAAGGCATTTATACAGACAGCCGGCACACTGCTACGGTAGAAGGATATAGCATCATAGCCGCTTTTGAGCCAAACCCACAAGAAACGCGAACGGTAACAATGCTCGTAGAAGTAAAAGATGGAGCGCTTACAGTGGAAAGTACCGGGGCCTACAACAGTAAATTGAATTTTATCAAAGTAGAAGAAATTGTGCACGATGATAATGCTGCAAATGCAATGCTCGGTTTCGTCCCACAAACTAAAAATCTAAGTCTGATTACTGGTGTAGATCAAGGTACGATTTCCACAGTACTGACAGGTGAAGGAGCAACCTCCGTTGGTCTAATAATTCAAGATGACATGATTGTGGAAGGAGGTGAACTTCTCAACGCCAATGACTGGATTTCTTTGCCTCCTAATCCTACTATTGGTAAACTTGATTTTGCGGTGGATGCTACCGGAATGATGACTGGAGATACCCGTAGCAGTAGCATTATTGCTACAGCTGCCGGTTTTAAACCAACTACGTTTAATGCCTCTCTGGCCATCGTTGCAGGTTGTTCCCCTTTGAGTCTTTTACCTTGTAATGAACTGGTGACAACTGTACCTTTTAATATCACCTTTGATGGCAGCCAGAACGGTTTGAAAGATGCAAATGGCGTCCTTACCGGTCTCACAACCGCGGCACCGCATAGTGCTTCCCGACTCAGTGAAGATCAATCTGCCTCCTATCCTTCCGTTAATGGCTATGAGCCTTCAAAAATTGTGGTCAACAATGAAAATCTCACATTGACCGCAACAAAAGGCCTTGCGGCACTGGGGGAAAATAGACAGGTGAATACACTTGGTGTGGCATTGCAGAATCTGGATAAACCTTTTTTAATTGAGACCCGTATTCTCAATCTAAATATGCCAGCAACTGGTGATGTCCAGGCGGGATTGAATTTTGGCTTCAACGAAAATTTCTTTGTTAAACTTATAGTTCTCAATGGAAATACTATTCAGTTGAAAAAAGAAATTGATAGTCAATCTGCCAGTGGATTTAACAATGCCGATAATATTACGGTTGAAAATCTAGATCTTTTAAATAAAGATGTAGCGCTGCAGCTTGTTTTTGACATCCAAAATAAAACGGTTTCGGCATATTATTCCCTCAATGGTAATGAGTTCATGCTACTTAACTTTTTAGGCAATACCACACTTGATGTACCAGATGCACTTATGGCAGGCCGCACGAGTCCTAATGAACTTGCCGGCGCCAACCTTGCCAGTATTTTTGCATCTTATAATAAAGCATCAACTAGCTTCAATACTACTTTTGATTATTTTAAAAGTGAGGATGCTTCGGAAATGCTGAGTACCCAGCAACCGAAAAAATCATTTACGGAATTCCAGGTTTACCCTAATCCAGTTAAGGATAACTTGAACATCCGCATAAGTGCAAAACATGATGATCCCATTAAAACAATATCCATTTATGATATGCAGGGAAGACTGGTGAACACGTATGATGCGCTTTCGGTTAGAACTTCTTCCGGCTTTAAAGTTGTCACGGGAAATCTTGCAAACGGCATTTATATTTTACGCCTTAAAGGAATCAATGGTTCAACAGTTCAGGCAAAATTCAGTAAAAGTAATTAA